One window of Mesorhizobium sp. WSM4904 genomic DNA carries:
- a CDS encoding SMP-30/gluconolactonase/LRE family protein, protein MAESKTLIQLRYRYFSGRLVGEILSKSWIDSAIPVAALLVVTIIMASVIPGLLNAAYIADLSRQLAEFGLVALALTIVIMSGGIDLSVGSMFALCVLAALVGMNVLGLPFPVALAMTLVTGLVCGLLNGVLIGYLRLRAFITTLVTLVIYRSIYDIIFPRLASAIVGNTPESPVWDTLGFGDFHGLPVSFLIFVVIAVAIHITLSRLRPGWRLRAVGGARKSAYNAGINVKRTVCMAYVSSGILTAVAAFLFSARLGSTGADTGVGLEIQVLTAVVLGGVSLGGGRGSVGSAIIGAILVLILTNGLIRLSTPGSVNQLLLGLILILAVLFDAKWVKNRGKILSKVYVSPTYLELPERRKAADDPFALNDRLADVEIIGLGDVEGPEDVVLDRNDHLYTGTRHGTIVRFLAPDYRRHEIFARIGGHPLGLSFAQNGDLLTCVGGMGVYKVSPGGKIDRVTDETNRSWLSVIDDSRLRLPDDLDVAPDGRIFFSEATIRYEMSDWVVDALEGRGNGRLICHDPRTGRTRTLLRGLIFPNGITICRDGQSLIFAETWACRISRYWFDGPHKGKREVLVANLPGYPDNINRGSNGAYWVALLGLRTRTFDLAMKKPGFRKRMARRIAADEWLFPNVNRGCVVQISESGEILDVLWDRAGENHPSITSTCEHKGYLYLGGVSNNRIGRIRLPNADPCWTARKDYWGKD, encoded by the coding sequence ATGGCAGAAAGCAAGACGCTGATACAATTGCGCTACAGGTATTTCTCCGGCCGCCTGGTCGGAGAAATCCTGTCGAAGAGCTGGATCGACAGCGCGATTCCCGTCGCCGCCCTGCTGGTGGTGACAATCATCATGGCCTCCGTCATTCCGGGCCTGCTCAACGCCGCCTATATCGCCGATCTTTCGCGGCAATTGGCGGAGTTCGGTCTGGTGGCGTTGGCGCTCACCATCGTCATCATGTCCGGCGGCATCGATCTTTCAGTCGGCTCGATGTTCGCGCTCTGCGTGCTCGCCGCCCTGGTCGGCATGAACGTGCTCGGCTTGCCCTTCCCGGTGGCGCTAGCAATGACGCTGGTGACCGGGCTCGTGTGCGGCCTGCTCAACGGCGTGCTGATCGGGTATCTGAGGCTCCGCGCCTTCATCACCACGCTTGTGACGCTGGTCATCTACCGCTCCATCTATGACATCATCTTCCCGAGGCTTGCCAGTGCCATCGTCGGCAACACGCCGGAGTCGCCAGTCTGGGACACGCTCGGCTTCGGCGATTTCCACGGCTTGCCCGTTTCCTTCCTGATCTTCGTCGTCATCGCCGTCGCGATCCACATCACGCTGTCGCGGCTCAGGCCCGGCTGGCGGCTGAGAGCCGTCGGCGGCGCCCGTAAATCGGCCTACAACGCCGGCATCAACGTCAAGCGGACCGTCTGCATGGCCTATGTGTCGTCAGGCATCCTGACGGCGGTGGCGGCATTCCTGTTCTCCGCCCGGCTCGGCAGCACCGGCGCCGACACCGGCGTAGGCCTCGAAATCCAGGTGCTGACGGCCGTCGTGCTGGGCGGCGTGTCGCTCGGCGGCGGACGCGGCTCGGTCGGCAGCGCCATCATCGGCGCGATCCTGGTGCTGATCCTCACCAACGGCCTCATCCGGCTGTCGACGCCCGGCTCCGTCAACCAGTTGCTGCTCGGCCTGATCCTGATCCTCGCCGTGCTCTTCGACGCGAAATGGGTGAAAAACCGCGGCAAGATCCTGAGCAAGGTCTATGTCTCGCCCACCTATCTCGAATTGCCGGAGCGGCGGAAAGCCGCCGACGACCCCTTCGCCCTCAACGACCGGCTCGCCGATGTCGAGATCATCGGTCTCGGCGATGTCGAAGGGCCGGAAGACGTGGTGCTCGACCGCAACGACCATCTCTATACCGGCACGCGTCACGGCACGATCGTCCGTTTCCTCGCGCCCGACTACCGGAGACATGAGATCTTCGCCCGCATCGGCGGCCATCCGCTCGGCCTGTCCTTTGCGCAGAATGGCGACCTTTTGACCTGCGTCGGCGGCATGGGGGTCTACAAGGTCAGCCCGGGCGGCAAGATCGACCGCGTCACCGACGAGACCAACCGCAGCTGGCTGTCGGTGATTGACGATTCCCGCCTGAGGCTGCCCGACGATCTCGATGTCGCGCCGGATGGCCGCATCTTCTTCAGCGAGGCGACGATCCGCTACGAAATGTCCGACTGGGTGGTCGACGCGCTCGAAGGTCGCGGCAATGGCAGGCTGATCTGCCACGATCCCCGCACGGGCAGGACCCGCACCCTGCTGCGCGGCCTGATCTTCCCGAACGGCATCACCATCTGCCGCGACGGCCAGTCGCTGATCTTCGCCGAGACCTGGGCCTGCCGCATCTCGCGTTACTGGTTCGACGGCCCGCACAAGGGCAAGCGCGAAGTGCTGGTCGCCAACCTGCCCGGCTATCCTGACAACATCAATCGCGGCTCGAACGGCGCCTATTGGGTGGCGCTCCTCGGTCTCCGGACCCGGACGTTCGACCTCGCGATGAAGAAACCCGGCTTTCGCAAACGGATGGCCAGGCGGATCGCGGCCGACGAATGGCTGTTTCCCAATGTCAATCGCGGCTGCGTTGTGCAGATTTCCGAAAGTGGCGAAATCCTCGACGTGCTCTGGGATCGCGCCGGCGAAAACCATCCCTCGATCACTTCGACCTGCGAGCACAAGGGCTATCTCTATCTCGGCGGCGTCTCCAACAATCGCATCGGCCGCATCCGCCTGCCGAATGCCGATCCCTGCTGGACGGCGCGCAAGGACTATTGGGGGAAGGACTGA
- a CDS encoding sugar ABC transporter substrate-binding protein codes for MKTIALAAVMVAAGLGWSAAQDRGLENPRSTTFHTSMKDKKVVFVPLSMGFDLTEGWAAQMRKQADRLGYKFEIRDPAWSTDAGTKAIQSLITEKPDLMVIHNPDIQSYARLLKQAQAAGIKIVQINLESNTTTDSYVGADWTEIGQKAAEAIVDKCDKGKGVSTKIAIDTGVPTAASDVFQLDGIYKVLSQHPDIQVVSQQATEYNPEKARSIMATVLQQHPDLCGGIGIWDNQDTGTASAIKEAGKSDQVFLVTSGGGNQVGCDNVTKGLFNLYISYNVPLQGDLLNQEIARLLMSDSPAGETKTMYFNPLTLITKANVNQRNCWTLDELK; via the coding sequence TTGAAGACAATCGCCCTCGCAGCCGTCATGGTCGCCGCTGGGCTCGGCTGGTCCGCCGCACAGGACAGGGGTCTCGAAAACCCGCGCAGCACCACGTTCCACACGTCGATGAAGGACAAGAAAGTGGTGTTCGTGCCGCTTTCCATGGGCTTCGACCTGACCGAGGGCTGGGCGGCGCAGATGCGCAAGCAGGCCGACCGTCTCGGCTACAAGTTCGAGATCCGTGATCCGGCCTGGAGCACCGACGCCGGCACCAAGGCGATCCAGTCGCTGATCACAGAAAAGCCCGACCTGATGGTCATCCACAATCCGGATATCCAGTCCTATGCGCGGCTCTTGAAGCAGGCGCAGGCTGCCGGAATCAAGATCGTCCAGATCAATCTCGAATCCAATACCACGACTGATTCCTATGTCGGCGCCGACTGGACCGAGATCGGCCAGAAGGCAGCCGAGGCGATCGTCGACAAGTGCGACAAGGGCAAAGGCGTCTCCACCAAGATCGCCATCGACACCGGCGTGCCGACCGCGGCGTCGGATGTCTTCCAGCTCGACGGCATCTACAAGGTGCTGAGCCAGCATCCCGACATCCAGGTCGTGTCGCAGCAGGCCACCGAATACAATCCGGAAAAGGCGCGCTCGATCATGGCGACCGTGCTGCAGCAGCATCCCGACCTCTGCGGGGGCATCGGTATCTGGGACAATCAGGACACCGGCACGGCCTCGGCGATCAAGGAAGCGGGCAAAAGCGACCAGGTCTTCCTCGTCACCTCGGGCGGCGGCAATCAAGTCGGCTGCGACAATGTCACCAAGGGCCTGTTCAATCTTTACATCAGCTACAACGTGCCGCTGCAGGGCGACTTGCTCAATCAGGAGATCGCCCGCCTGCTGATGTCGGACAGCCCGGCCGGCGAGACAAAGACGATGTACTTCAATCCCCTCACGCTCATCACCAAGGCGAACGTCAACCAGCGCAATTGCTGGACGCTTGATGAGCTGAAGTAG
- a CDS encoding ABC transporter permease, whose product MSVASSDQPNPSKTGFVRGIIATQEGIVFTLAVIAFVLFSVLLPGFLSAGNLLVLVRSVSILGILALGMALVVIARGIDVSMIAIMVVSVSWAFVITAAGYPFVLALLIGAGFAILSGVIIGALIAFGDVPPIFATLAAGSVIYGTGRTFFFALEMQNVPVNTDWFALIGQGNVLGIPVTVIAFLLLCALFQFILSRTRFGWMIYAMGDNPNAARTTGVPMRPMIVAQYAISAFIAFVAGLILASSANAINARLFNSTMIYDILLVVVLGGIGLNGGHGSIRNVILGTVFVGILLNGMTIMNIDYTIQNLVKGVVLLLAIVADSIVNPRDEQTSQAGDL is encoded by the coding sequence ATGTCCGTCGCCAGCTCCGATCAGCCCAATCCATCGAAGACAGGCTTCGTTCGCGGGATCATTGCCACGCAGGAAGGCATCGTCTTCACGCTCGCCGTGATTGCTTTCGTGCTGTTCTCGGTGCTGCTGCCGGGATTTCTGAGCGCCGGCAATCTGTTGGTGCTGGTGCGCAGCGTCTCGATCCTCGGCATCCTCGCCTTGGGGATGGCGCTGGTGGTGATCGCGCGCGGCATCGACGTGTCGATGATCGCGATCATGGTCGTCTCGGTATCCTGGGCTTTCGTGATCACCGCCGCCGGCTATCCCTTCGTTCTGGCGCTTCTGATCGGCGCAGGTTTTGCCATCCTTTCCGGCGTAATCATCGGCGCGCTGATCGCCTTCGGCGACGTGCCGCCGATCTTCGCCACACTGGCTGCGGGTTCAGTAATCTATGGAACCGGCCGCACCTTCTTCTTCGCGCTCGAAATGCAGAACGTGCCCGTCAACACCGACTGGTTCGCATTGATAGGCCAGGGCAACGTCTTGGGCATTCCCGTCACCGTGATCGCCTTCCTGCTGCTGTGTGCGCTGTTCCAGTTCATCCTGTCGCGAACACGCTTCGGGTGGATGATCTATGCGATGGGCGACAATCCGAATGCGGCCCGCACCACCGGCGTCCCGATGCGGCCGATGATCGTCGCCCAGTATGCCATCAGCGCCTTCATCGCTTTCGTCGCCGGGCTGATCCTCGCCTCGTCGGCCAATGCGATCAATGCCCGGCTATTCAATTCGACGATGATCTACGACATCCTGCTGGTCGTCGTGCTCGGCGGCATCGGCCTCAATGGCGGCCACGGCAGCATTCGAAACGTCATTCTGGGCACGGTCTTCGTCGGCATCCTGCTCAACGGCATGACGATCATGAACATCGACTACACCATCCAGAACCTCGTGAAAGGCGTGGTTCTGCTTCTGGCAATCGTGGCCGATTCCATTGTCAACCCACGCGACGAACAGACGTCGCAGGCCGGAGACCTTTGA
- a CDS encoding PLP-dependent aminotransferase family protein, whose product MCLRNAIAAPARGPTLAETVVAKLREDIVSGALPPGSRLLSIRKAAEAFQVSKNTIVEAYDRLAAAELVAARKGSGFVVVFAPDGTQRPKHVTEAVDIASLLSAQLDQDFQIRVGDGRPPPSWTEQSEIRRHLASPGRSLLAESDAYGSALGFQPLRQQIASRLGAQHIDARDENILTTFGANHALDLIIRSMLVAGDAVLVDEPGYYPLFAKLALAQVRMVGIRRNPDGPDIADLTAKLISERPKLFFTQSLGHNPTGGSIALPVAHAVLTAALRYNLVIVEDDPFADLPSPSIHRLATLDQLNNVISVGTFAKTLSASLRSGFIAARPDRIAALAELKMLTTVNSSGHIERLLHRLIAEGHYDRHLKRLWQRIESASSKVQEKLHLGGWATYSDQTTGYYQYLLLPEGVSDLDLARDGAKEGIFIAPGSVFCVDKQTPLARGIRINVSRADDPRFYDFLLRNL is encoded by the coding sequence ATGTGTTTGAGGAACGCGATAGCTGCACCCGCTAGAGGGCCCACCTTGGCGGAAACGGTCGTGGCGAAGTTGCGCGAAGACATTGTCTCCGGCGCGCTTCCCCCCGGAAGCCGCCTTCTTTCCATCCGCAAAGCCGCCGAGGCTTTTCAGGTTTCCAAGAATACGATCGTCGAGGCCTACGACCGATTGGCGGCCGCCGAATTGGTCGCGGCGCGCAAAGGATCCGGCTTCGTCGTGGTCTTCGCGCCCGATGGAACACAGAGACCGAAACATGTCACCGAAGCCGTAGATATTGCTTCGCTCCTCAGCGCGCAGCTCGACCAGGACTTTCAGATCCGTGTCGGTGACGGTCGGCCGCCGCCGTCATGGACCGAGCAGTCGGAGATCAGGCGGCATCTCGCGTCTCCAGGGCGAAGCTTGCTGGCCGAGTCGGACGCCTATGGCTCGGCGCTTGGCTTTCAGCCGCTCCGCCAGCAGATCGCAAGCCGCCTTGGGGCACAGCACATCGACGCTCGTGACGAGAACATCCTGACGACGTTCGGCGCGAACCACGCGCTCGATCTCATCATCCGCAGCATGCTGGTCGCCGGCGACGCGGTCCTCGTCGACGAGCCAGGCTATTATCCTCTCTTCGCCAAACTGGCCTTGGCCCAGGTCCGGATGGTCGGCATACGTCGAAATCCGGACGGACCTGATATCGCGGATCTCACCGCCAAGCTGATATCCGAACGGCCAAAGCTGTTTTTTACCCAGTCGCTCGGACACAATCCGACGGGCGGTTCGATCGCCTTGCCAGTCGCCCACGCAGTGCTCACGGCGGCACTGCGATACAACCTGGTCATCGTCGAAGACGATCCATTCGCCGATTTGCCGTCCCCGTCGATTCACAGGCTTGCGACGCTTGATCAGCTGAACAATGTCATATCCGTCGGTACGTTTGCGAAGACGCTGTCCGCCAGCCTGCGCTCCGGGTTCATCGCCGCCCGTCCGGACAGGATCGCGGCGCTTGCCGAACTCAAGATGCTTACGACAGTCAACAGTTCCGGGCATATTGAACGCCTGTTGCACCGGTTGATAGCGGAAGGCCACTACGACCGGCACCTCAAGCGCCTATGGCAGCGGATTGAAAGCGCCTCCAGCAAGGTTCAGGAGAAACTCCATCTTGGTGGCTGGGCGACCTATTCGGATCAAACCACAGGCTATTACCAATACCTGCTTCTGCCTGAAGGTGTCAGCGACCTAGATCTGGCCCGGGACGGCGCCAAGGAGGGCATCTTCATCGCACCCGGAAGCGTTTTCTGTGTCGACAAACAAACCCCGCTAGCACGGGGGATCCGGATCAACGTTTCGCGTGCCGATGATCCTCGCTTTTACGATTTCCTTCTGCGCAATTTATAA